Proteins encoded together in one Benincasa hispida cultivar B227 chromosome 1, ASM972705v1, whole genome shotgun sequence window:
- the LOC120088878 gene encoding pentatricopeptide repeat-containing protein At4g14820: METLSHSTSVLPLQIHTYPTRPTALSAALSSASSLLHLKQVHAQILRSKFECYDSNSLLFELILSSCALLPSLDYALSVFDQIPQPKTRFCNKLLRELSRGSEPEVALLLYEKMRAEGLSLDRFCFPPLLKAASRNLSLRTGMEIHGLASKLGFGSDPFVETGLVKMYAACGRIMEARLVFDKMSHRDVVTWSIMIDGYCSSGCYDLAFQLFEQMKRTDLEPDEMILSTVLSACARAGNLDFGTKIHEFITKKNIVMDPHLQSALITMYASCGSMDLAWDLHEKIFPKNMVVSTAMVSGLAKGGQIGDARYVFDQMVVKDLICWSAMISGYTESDCPQEALILFKKMQQQGMKPDVVTMLSVISACAHLGALDQANWIQNYVDKNGFCKALSVNNALIDMYAKCGSLEGAREVFGKMPKKNVISWTSMINALAMHGDAHSAMSLFHQMKVENVEPNWITFVGVLYACSHGGLVEEGRRIFHSMTNEYGISPKHEHFGCMVDLFGRANLLREALEVIEAMPFAPNAIIWGSLMAACQVHGETELGEFAAKQVLKLEPDHDGALVVLSNIYAKERRWEDVGEVRKLMNKMGVSKERGCSRIELNNEVHEFQMADRKHKQADQIYQKLDEVVQKLNLAGYTPQTNCVLADLDEEEKKELVLWHSEKLAFCYALMNEGPRICIIKNLRICEDCHAFMKLASKVYAREIIIRDRSRFHHYRDGSCSCKDYW, encoded by the exons ATGGAAACTCTCAGCCACTCAACCTCCGTCCTCCCTCTTCAAATTCACACATACCCCACCAGACCCACCGCTCTCTCCGCCGCTCTCTCCTCTGCCTCCAGCCTCCTCCACCTCAAACAAGTCCACGCTCAAATTCTCCGCTCCAAATTCGAATGCTATGATTCTAATTCCCTTCTTTTTGAACTTATTCTTTCTTCTTGTGCTCTCTTGCCTAGCCTCGACTATGCCCTCTCTGTGTTTGATCAAATTCCACAGCCCAAAACCCGTTTCTGCAACAAGCTTCTGCGCGAATTATCACGAGGTTCTGAGCCGGAGGTTGCACTTCTTTTGTACGAAAAGATGAGGGCTGAGGGTCTGAGTTTGGATAGGTTCTGCTTCCCTCCGTTGTTAAAAGCGGCTTCGAGGAATCTTTCCTTGAGAACGGGGATGGAGATTCATGGGCTCGCGTCAAAGTTGGGATTTGGGTCAGACCCATTTGTGGAGACGGGGTTAGTTAAAATGTACGCAGCCTGTGGACGGATAATGGAAGCTCGGTTGGTGTTTGATAAAATGTCTCACAGGGATGTCGTTACTTGGAGCATCATGATTGATGG ATATTGCTCAAGTGGTTGTTATGATCTCGCCTTTCAACTCTTtgaacaaatgaagagaacAGACTTGGAACCAGATGAGATGATTCTTTCTACAGTTCTTTCTGCGTGCGCTCGCGCTGGAAATTTGGATTTTGGAACAAAAATACACGAGTTCATTACTAAGAAGAATATTGTCATGGATCCTCATTTACAAAGTGCTCTCATCACCATGTATGCAAGCTGTGGCTCCATGGACTTGGCTTGGGATTTGCATGAAAAGATATTCCCTAAGAACATGGTTGTTTCGACTGCCATGGTTTCTGGGCTTGCAAAAGGTGGACAGATTGGAGATGCTCGCTATGTATTTGATCAAATGGTGGTGAAGGACTTGATATGTTGGAGTGCGATGATTTCTGGATATACTGAGAGTGACTGCCCTCAAGAGGCTCTTATATTATTCAAGAAAATGCAACAACAGGGAATGAAACCTGACGTAGTCACCATGTTGAGTGTCATTTCAGCTTGTGCTCATCTTGGCGCATTAGATCAAGCCAATTGGATACAAAAttatgttgataaaaatgggtTTTGCAAGGCACTATCTGTCAATAATGCACTCATTGATATGTATGCCAAATGTGGGAGTCTTGAAGGAGCAAGAGAAGTCTTTGGAAAGATGCCAAAGAAAAATGTAATATCTTGGACAAGTATGATTAACGCTCTTGCAATGCATGGAGATGCTCACAGTGCTATGAGCCTATTTCATCAAATGAAAGTTGAAAATGTTGAGCCTAATTGGATCACATTTGTGGGGGTGCTTTATGCTTGTAGCCATGGAGGTCTAGTTGAGGAGGGCCGAAGAATATTTCATTCAATGACCAATGAGTATGGCATAAGTCCCAAGCATGAACACTTTGGTTGCATGGTTGACCTCTTTGGCCGAGCAAATCTTCTGAGAGAAGCTCTTGAGGTGATTGAGGCAATGCCATTTGCTCCTAATGCTATTATTTGGGGATCCCTTATGGCTGCTTGTCAGGTCCACGGTGAGACTGAGTTAGGAGAATTTGCTGCTAAACAAGTGCTCAAGCTCGAGCCTGATCACGATGGGGCCCTTGTCGTCTTATCGAACATATACGCTAAAGAAAGAAGATGGGAAGACGTTGGGGAAGTTAGAAAACTAATGAACAAGATGGGTGTTTCCAAAGAGAGAGGATGCAGTAGAATTGAATTGAACAATGAGGTCCATGAATTTCAAATGGCAGATAGAAAGCACAAGCAAGCAGATCAAATATATCAGAAATTAGACGAGGTAGTCCAAAAGTTGAATCTGGCTGGTTATACGCCACAGACAAATTGTGTGCTCGCTGATTTAGACgaagaggaaaagaaggaaTTAGTCCTCTGGCACAGCGAGAAATTGGCATTTTGCTATGCCCTCATGAATGAAGGGCCACGCATTTGCATTATAAAGAACCTTCGGATTTGTGAGGATTGTCATGCTTTTATGAAATTAGCTTCAAAAGTATATGCCAGAGAGATCATCATTAGGGACAGAAGTAGATTTCACCATTACAGAGACGGTTCATGTTCTTGTAAAGACTATTGGTGA
- the LOC120088951 gene encoding uncharacterized protein LOC120088951 has product MKPDLSTSASSNSTTTTAAAIEEDERSEARDSCYYPGCRKDANCDCKICLDSINATLDLMPYSVQKSSLTKLSASRPKVETTPISFNPSILTTPTTVTSRILKYPKFESPVKLSSKFKAEEGERDSSSLRRFVTLVFVLSLILVVTTGFSCAIARVIRPKLSAEIVRTASKNSQFVQDLNGKLRVLQRELQGMVNGEISNCSYSNSYWEIDQEGMLLNSKCTMYKSVTEAVSIWGWPLQTAGLLRTGFSHRSFTILSGRVTEWSDGGIGYLVREANTSWVQKRWGASAVQLDPHTWVLEYRQSSLLENSSLNVMAADFFKHWMSKVIRRLKNELWLFLDGETKFHQITATRDFKTPT; this is encoded by the exons ATGAAACCAGACCTTTCAACCtcagcttcttcaaattcaaccaccaccaccgccgcCGCCATAGAAGAAGATGAGCGATCGGAAGCCCGCGACAGCTGTTACTACCCCGGTTGCCGGAAAGATGCGAATTGCGACTGCAAGATTTGCTTGGACAGTATCAACGCCACTTTGGACCTAATGCCTTACAGTGTCCAAAAAAGCTCCCTCACGAAGCTCTCTGCTTCAAGACCTAAAGTCGAAACCACTCCGATTTCCTTTAACCCTTCGATTTTGACGACGCCGACAACTGTCACCTCTCGGATCTTGAAGTATCCTAAATTTGAATCTCCAGTGAAATTGAGTTCGAAATTCAAGGCCGAGGAAGGGGAAAGAGATTCGAGTTCGTTGCGTCGGTTTGTTACGTTGGTTTTTGTTCTGAGTTTGATCCTTGTAGTGACTACTGGGTTTTCGTGTGCGATTGCTAGGGTTATTCGACCGAAGCTGTCGGCAGAGATTGTTAGAACTGCGAGTAAGAATTCTCAGTTCGTGCAAGATTTGAATGGAAAATTGAGGGTTTTACAGAGGGAGTTGCAGGGGATGGTGAACGGGGAGATCTCAAATTGCAGTTACTCGAATTCTTATTGGGAAATTGACCAG GAGGGAATGCTCTTAAATTCAAAGTGTACAATGTATAAATCAGTCACTGAGGCAGTGAGCATATGGGGTTGGCCTCTGCAGACAGCTGGATTGCTTCGTACCGGATTTTCGCATCGATCATTCACAATCTTATCCGGCAGAGTTACGGAG TGGTCTGATGGAGGAATTGGTTACCTGGTTCGAGAGGCGAATACTTCTTGGGTGCAGAAGAGATGGGGTGCCTCAGCTGTGCAATTAGATCCTCATACATGGGTTCTTGAGTACCGACAAAGCTCGTTGTTAGAGAACTCGAGCTTGAATGTGATGGCTGCAGATTTCTTCAAGCATTGGATGTCGAAAGTCataagaagattgaagaatgagCTTTGGCTGTTTTTGGATGGTGAAACCAAATTTCATCAGATTACAGCTACACGTGATTTCAAAACACCAACATGA